Proteins from a single region of Symphalangus syndactylus isolate Jambi chromosome 12, NHGRI_mSymSyn1-v2.1_pri, whole genome shotgun sequence:
- the MTX1 gene encoding metaxin-1 isoform X2, with translation MLLGGPPRSPRSGTSPKGPRSSTRHVQFGKSPQTWPRRTRPRSPEPAAPSGVRGSTWPRRRDSPRRAGPIALSRYVGHLWMGRRPPSPEARGPVPRSSAASRARRSLASPGTSLGAPLTATTGGAVAGGGPMQGRAEAHKEVFPGQRAGKMAAPMELFCWSGGWGLPSVDLDSLAVLTYARFTGAPLKVHKISNPWRSPSGTLPALRTSHGEVISVPHKIITHLRKEVHTFWIDTKNYVEVTRKWYAEAMPFPLNFFLPGRMQRQYMERLQLLTGEHRPEDEEELEKELYREARECLTLLSQRLGSQKFFFGDAPASLDAFVFSYLALLLQAKLPSGKLQVHLGGLHNLCAYCTNILSLYFPWDGGKGQMGGAALGRVGRDPRTSSPNTPSFLDPQLRYHHNARHQQAQRLRRSHTGAGTRSYLCWQDWQPWWATPCSAALSPSSGQRLLGPQAPGPGAWLRRMKRNDLSSHSQDWFFYSRAFQRPPCLLLVGTAGHGVLPTRIKPLTLTGFKHFLL, from the exons ATGCTGCTCGGGGGACCCCCCCGCAGTCCCCGCTCGGGGACGAGCCCCAAGGGGCCCCGGAGCAGTACACGCCACGTGCAGTTCGGCAAAAGCCCCCAGACCTGGCCCAGGCGCACAAGACCCCGCTCTCCTGAGCCTGCCGCGCCTTCAGGGGTTCGGGGCTCCACTTGGCCGAGGCGCCGTGACTCTCCGAGACGCGCCGGGCCGATAGCGCTGTCCCGCTACGTGGGCCATCTCTGGATGGGCCGGCGGCCGCCCTCCCCCGAGGCCCGCGGCCCAGTCCCCCGCAGTTCAGCTGCCAGTCGGGCCAGAAGAAGCCTCGCCTCCCCGGGGACCTCCCTAGGCGCCCCCCTGACCGCAACGACAGGAGGGGCGGTGGCGGGGGGCGGGCCCATGCAGGGGAGGGCAGAAGCACACAAGGAAGTGTTTCCGGGACAGAGGGCGGGCAAGATGGCGGCGCCCATGGAGCTGTTCTGCtggtcagggggttgggggctgcCGTCAGTGGACCTGGACAGCCTGGCCGTGCTG ACCTATGCCAGATTTACTGGTGCTCCACTGAAGGTGCACAAGATCAGCAACCCCTGGCGGAGCCCTTCAG GAACGCTGCCTGCCCTTCGGACCAGTCATGGAGAGGTCATCTCAGTTCCACACAAGATCATCACCCACCTTCGAAAAGAG GTACATACTTTTTGGATAGACACCAAGAACTATGTGGAAGTGACCCGGAAGTGGTATGCAGAGGCTATGCCCTTTCCCCTCAACTTCTTCCTGCCTGGCCGCATGCAGCGACAGTACATGGAACGGCTACAGCTGCTGACTGGGGAGCACAGGCCTGAGGACGAGGAAGAGCTGGAGAAGGAG CTGTACCGAGAGGCTCGGGAATGTCTGACCCTGCTCTCTCAGCGCCTGGGCTCTCAAAAGTTCTTCTTTGGAGATGC CCCTGCCTCCTTGGACGCTTTCGTCTTTAGCTACTTGGCCCTGCTGCTGCAGGCAAAGCTGCCCAGTGGGAAGCTGCAGGTCCACCTGGGGGGGCTGCACAACCTCTGTGCCTATTGTACCAACATTCTCAGTCTCTACTTCCCCTGGGATGGAGGTAAGGGGCAGATGGGAGGGGCAGCCCTGGGGAGAGTGGGCAGGGATCCAAGAACTAGTTCTCCTAACACACCTTCCTTCCTTGACCCTCAGCTGAGGTACCACCACAACGCCAGACACCAGCAGGCCCAGAGACTGAGGAGGAGCCATACCGGCGCCGGAACCAGATCCTATCTGTGCTGGCAGGACTGGCAGCCATGGTGGGCTACGCCTTGCTCAGCGGCATTGTCTCCATCCAGCGGGCAACGCCTGCTCGGGCCCCAGGCACCCGGACCCGGGGCATGGCTGAGGAGGATGAAGAGGAATGATTTGTCCTCACACTCCCAAGACTGGTTTTTCTACTCTCGTGCATTCCAGAGGCCCCCATGCCTCCTCCTTGTTGGTACAGCTGGACACGGGGTGCTGCCCACCAGAATAAAGCCACTCACACTGACTGGGttcaaacattttctcctttaa
- the MTX1 gene encoding metaxin-1 isoform X1, producing MLLGGPPRSPRSGTSPKGPRSSTRHVQFGKSPQTWPRRTRPRSPEPAAPSGVRGSTWPRRRDSPRRAGPIALSRYVGHLWMGRRPPSPEARGPVPRSSAASRARRSLASPGTSLGAPLTATTGGAVAGGGPMQGRAEAHKEVFPGQRAGKMAAPMELFCWSGGWGLPSVDLDSLAVLTYARFTGAPLKVHKISNPWRSPSGTLPALRTSHGEVISVPHKIITHLRKEKYNADYDLSARQGADTLAFMSLLEEKLLPVLVHTFWIDTKNYVEVTRKWYAEAMPFPLNFFLPGRMQRQYMERLQLLTGEHRPEDEEELEKELYREARECLTLLSQRLGSQKFFFGDAPASLDAFVFSYLALLLQAKLPSGKLQVHLGGLHNLCAYCTNILSLYFPWDGGKGQMGGAALGRVGRDPRTSSPNTPSFLDPQLRYHHNARHQQAQRLRRSHTGAGTRSYLCWQDWQPWWATPCSAALSPSSGQRLLGPQAPGPGAWLRRMKRNDLSSHSQDWFFYSRAFQRPPCLLLVGTAGHGVLPTRIKPLTLTGFKHFLL from the exons ATGCTGCTCGGGGGACCCCCCCGCAGTCCCCGCTCGGGGACGAGCCCCAAGGGGCCCCGGAGCAGTACACGCCACGTGCAGTTCGGCAAAAGCCCCCAGACCTGGCCCAGGCGCACAAGACCCCGCTCTCCTGAGCCTGCCGCGCCTTCAGGGGTTCGGGGCTCCACTTGGCCGAGGCGCCGTGACTCTCCGAGACGCGCCGGGCCGATAGCGCTGTCCCGCTACGTGGGCCATCTCTGGATGGGCCGGCGGCCGCCCTCCCCCGAGGCCCGCGGCCCAGTCCCCCGCAGTTCAGCTGCCAGTCGGGCCAGAAGAAGCCTCGCCTCCCCGGGGACCTCCCTAGGCGCCCCCCTGACCGCAACGACAGGAGGGGCGGTGGCGGGGGGCGGGCCCATGCAGGGGAGGGCAGAAGCACACAAGGAAGTGTTTCCGGGACAGAGGGCGGGCAAGATGGCGGCGCCCATGGAGCTGTTCTGCtggtcagggggttgggggctgcCGTCAGTGGACCTGGACAGCCTGGCCGTGCTG ACCTATGCCAGATTTACTGGTGCTCCACTGAAGGTGCACAAGATCAGCAACCCCTGGCGGAGCCCTTCAG GAACGCTGCCTGCCCTTCGGACCAGTCATGGAGAGGTCATCTCAGTTCCACACAAGATCATCACCCACCTTCGAAAAGAG AAGTACAATGCTGATTATGATCTGTCAGCTCGGCAAGGGGCAGACACCCTGGCCTTCATGTCTCTCCTGGAGGAGAAATTGCTCCCGGTGCTG GTACATACTTTTTGGATAGACACCAAGAACTATGTGGAAGTGACCCGGAAGTGGTATGCAGAGGCTATGCCCTTTCCCCTCAACTTCTTCCTGCCTGGCCGCATGCAGCGACAGTACATGGAACGGCTACAGCTGCTGACTGGGGAGCACAGGCCTGAGGACGAGGAAGAGCTGGAGAAGGAG CTGTACCGAGAGGCTCGGGAATGTCTGACCCTGCTCTCTCAGCGCCTGGGCTCTCAAAAGTTCTTCTTTGGAGATGC CCCTGCCTCCTTGGACGCTTTCGTCTTTAGCTACTTGGCCCTGCTGCTGCAGGCAAAGCTGCCCAGTGGGAAGCTGCAGGTCCACCTGGGGGGGCTGCACAACCTCTGTGCCTATTGTACCAACATTCTCAGTCTCTACTTCCCCTGGGATGGAGGTAAGGGGCAGATGGGAGGGGCAGCCCTGGGGAGAGTGGGCAGGGATCCAAGAACTAGTTCTCCTAACACACCTTCCTTCCTTGACCCTCAGCTGAGGTACCACCACAACGCCAGACACCAGCAGGCCCAGAGACTGAGGAGGAGCCATACCGGCGCCGGAACCAGATCCTATCTGTGCTGGCAGGACTGGCAGCCATGGTGGGCTACGCCTTGCTCAGCGGCATTGTCTCCATCCAGCGGGCAACGCCTGCTCGGGCCCCAGGCACCCGGACCCGGGGCATGGCTGAGGAGGATGAAGAGGAATGATTTGTCCTCACACTCCCAAGACTGGTTTTTCTACTCTCGTGCATTCCAGAGGCCCCCATGCCTCCTCCTTGTTGGTACAGCTGGACACGGGGTGCTGCCCACCAGAATAAAGCCACTCACACTGACTGGGttcaaacattttctcctttaa
- the MTX1 gene encoding metaxin-1 isoform X3, translated as MLLGGPPRSPRSGTSPKGPRSSTRHVQFGKSPQTWPRRTRPRSPEPAAPSGVRGSTWPRRRDSPRRAGPIALSRYVGHLWMGRRPPSPEARGPVPRSSAASRARRSLASPGTSLGAPLTATTGGAVAGGGPMQGRAEAHKEVFPGQRAGKMAAPMELFCWSGGWGLPSVDLDSLAVLTYARFTGAPLKVHKISNPWRSPSGTLPALRTSHGEVISVPHKIITHLRKEKYNADYDLSARQGADTLAFMSLLEEKLLPVLVHTFWIDTKNYVEVTRKWYAEAMPFPLNFFLPGRMQRQYMERLQLLTGEHRPEDEEELEKELYREARECLTLLSQRLGSQKFFFGDAPASLDAFVFSYLALLLQAKLPSGKLQVHLGGLHNLCAYCTNILSLYFPWDGAEVPPQRQTPAGPETEEEPYRRRNQILSVLAGLAAMVGYALLSGIVSIQRATPARAPGTRTRGMAEEDEEE; from the exons ATGCTGCTCGGGGGACCCCCCCGCAGTCCCCGCTCGGGGACGAGCCCCAAGGGGCCCCGGAGCAGTACACGCCACGTGCAGTTCGGCAAAAGCCCCCAGACCTGGCCCAGGCGCACAAGACCCCGCTCTCCTGAGCCTGCCGCGCCTTCAGGGGTTCGGGGCTCCACTTGGCCGAGGCGCCGTGACTCTCCGAGACGCGCCGGGCCGATAGCGCTGTCCCGCTACGTGGGCCATCTCTGGATGGGCCGGCGGCCGCCCTCCCCCGAGGCCCGCGGCCCAGTCCCCCGCAGTTCAGCTGCCAGTCGGGCCAGAAGAAGCCTCGCCTCCCCGGGGACCTCCCTAGGCGCCCCCCTGACCGCAACGACAGGAGGGGCGGTGGCGGGGGGCGGGCCCATGCAGGGGAGGGCAGAAGCACACAAGGAAGTGTTTCCGGGACAGAGGGCGGGCAAGATGGCGGCGCCCATGGAGCTGTTCTGCtggtcagggggttgggggctgcCGTCAGTGGACCTGGACAGCCTGGCCGTGCTG ACCTATGCCAGATTTACTGGTGCTCCACTGAAGGTGCACAAGATCAGCAACCCCTGGCGGAGCCCTTCAG GAACGCTGCCTGCCCTTCGGACCAGTCATGGAGAGGTCATCTCAGTTCCACACAAGATCATCACCCACCTTCGAAAAGAG AAGTACAATGCTGATTATGATCTGTCAGCTCGGCAAGGGGCAGACACCCTGGCCTTCATGTCTCTCCTGGAGGAGAAATTGCTCCCGGTGCTG GTACATACTTTTTGGATAGACACCAAGAACTATGTGGAAGTGACCCGGAAGTGGTATGCAGAGGCTATGCCCTTTCCCCTCAACTTCTTCCTGCCTGGCCGCATGCAGCGACAGTACATGGAACGGCTACAGCTGCTGACTGGGGAGCACAGGCCTGAGGACGAGGAAGAGCTGGAGAAGGAG CTGTACCGAGAGGCTCGGGAATGTCTGACCCTGCTCTCTCAGCGCCTGGGCTCTCAAAAGTTCTTCTTTGGAGATGC CCCTGCCTCCTTGGACGCTTTCGTCTTTAGCTACTTGGCCCTGCTGCTGCAGGCAAAGCTGCCCAGTGGGAAGCTGCAGGTCCACCTGGGGGGGCTGCACAACCTCTGTGCCTATTGTACCAACATTCTCAGTCTCTACTTCCCCTGGGATGGAG CTGAGGTACCACCACAACGCCAGACACCAGCAGGCCCAGAGACTGAGGAGGAGCCATACCGGCGCCGGAACCAGATCCTATCTGTGCTGGCAGGACTGGCAGCCATGGTGGGCTACGCCTTGCTCAGCGGCATTGTCTCCATCCAGCGGGCAACGCCTGCTCGGGCCCCAGGCACCCGGACCCGGGGCATGGCTGAGGAGGATGAAGAGGAATGA
- the MTX1 gene encoding metaxin-1 isoform X4: MLLGGPPRSPRSGTSPKGPRSSTRHVQFGKSPQTWPRRTRPRSPEPAAPSGVRGSTWPRRRDSPRRAGPIALSRYVGHLWMGRRPPSPEARGPVPRSSAASRARRSLASPGTSLGAPLTATTGGAVAGGGPMQGRAEAHKEVFPGQRAGKMAAPMELFCWSGGWGLPSVDLDSLAVLTYARFTGAPLKVHKISNPWRSPSGTLPALRTSHGEVISVPHKIITHLRKEVHTFWIDTKNYVEVTRKWYAEAMPFPLNFFLPGRMQRQYMERLQLLTGEHRPEDEEELEKELYREARECLTLLSQRLGSQKFFFGDAPASLDAFVFSYLALLLQAKLPSGKLQVHLGGLHNLCAYCTNILSLYFPWDGAEVPPQRQTPAGPETEEEPYRRRNQILSVLAGLAAMVGYALLSGIVSIQRATPARAPGTRTRGMAEEDEEE, translated from the exons ATGCTGCTCGGGGGACCCCCCCGCAGTCCCCGCTCGGGGACGAGCCCCAAGGGGCCCCGGAGCAGTACACGCCACGTGCAGTTCGGCAAAAGCCCCCAGACCTGGCCCAGGCGCACAAGACCCCGCTCTCCTGAGCCTGCCGCGCCTTCAGGGGTTCGGGGCTCCACTTGGCCGAGGCGCCGTGACTCTCCGAGACGCGCCGGGCCGATAGCGCTGTCCCGCTACGTGGGCCATCTCTGGATGGGCCGGCGGCCGCCCTCCCCCGAGGCCCGCGGCCCAGTCCCCCGCAGTTCAGCTGCCAGTCGGGCCAGAAGAAGCCTCGCCTCCCCGGGGACCTCCCTAGGCGCCCCCCTGACCGCAACGACAGGAGGGGCGGTGGCGGGGGGCGGGCCCATGCAGGGGAGGGCAGAAGCACACAAGGAAGTGTTTCCGGGACAGAGGGCGGGCAAGATGGCGGCGCCCATGGAGCTGTTCTGCtggtcagggggttgggggctgcCGTCAGTGGACCTGGACAGCCTGGCCGTGCTG ACCTATGCCAGATTTACTGGTGCTCCACTGAAGGTGCACAAGATCAGCAACCCCTGGCGGAGCCCTTCAG GAACGCTGCCTGCCCTTCGGACCAGTCATGGAGAGGTCATCTCAGTTCCACACAAGATCATCACCCACCTTCGAAAAGAG GTACATACTTTTTGGATAGACACCAAGAACTATGTGGAAGTGACCCGGAAGTGGTATGCAGAGGCTATGCCCTTTCCCCTCAACTTCTTCCTGCCTGGCCGCATGCAGCGACAGTACATGGAACGGCTACAGCTGCTGACTGGGGAGCACAGGCCTGAGGACGAGGAAGAGCTGGAGAAGGAG CTGTACCGAGAGGCTCGGGAATGTCTGACCCTGCTCTCTCAGCGCCTGGGCTCTCAAAAGTTCTTCTTTGGAGATGC CCCTGCCTCCTTGGACGCTTTCGTCTTTAGCTACTTGGCCCTGCTGCTGCAGGCAAAGCTGCCCAGTGGGAAGCTGCAGGTCCACCTGGGGGGGCTGCACAACCTCTGTGCCTATTGTACCAACATTCTCAGTCTCTACTTCCCCTGGGATGGAG CTGAGGTACCACCACAACGCCAGACACCAGCAGGCCCAGAGACTGAGGAGGAGCCATACCGGCGCCGGAACCAGATCCTATCTGTGCTGGCAGGACTGGCAGCCATGGTGGGCTACGCCTTGCTCAGCGGCATTGTCTCCATCCAGCGGGCAACGCCTGCTCGGGCCCCAGGCACCCGGACCCGGGGCATGGCTGAGGAGGATGAAGAGGAATGA
- the LOC134734869 gene encoding metaxin-1-like — MVPGLLECANGFFCTILHKISNPWQSPSGTLPALWTSHGEVNSVPHKIITHLQKEKYNADYDLSARQGADTLAFMSLLEEKLIPVLVHTFWIDTKNYVEVTRKWYAEAMPFPLNFFLPGRMQRQYMERLQLLTGEHRPEDEEELEKELYREARECLTLLSQRLGSQKFFFGDAPASLDAFLFSYLALLLQAKLPSGKLQVHLRELHNLCAYCTHILSLYFPWDGAEVPPQRQTPAGPETEEEPYRRRNQILSVLAGLAAMVGYALLSGIVSIQRATPARAPGTRTLGMAEEDEEE; from the exons ATGGTTCCTGGGCTTTTGGAATGTGCAAATGG tttctTCTGCACCATATTGCACAAGATCAGCAACCCCTGGCAAAGCCCTTCAG GAACTCTGCCTGCCCTTTGGACCAGTCATGGAGAGGTCAACTCAGTACCACACAAGATCATCACCCACCTTCAAAAAGAG AAGTACAATGCTGATTATGATCTGTCAGCTCGGCAAGGGGCAGACACCCTGGCCTTCATGTCTCTCCTGGAGGAGAAGTTGATCCCGGTGCTG GTACATACTTTTTGGATAGACACCAAGAACTATGTGGAAGTGACCCGGAAGTGGTATGCAGAGGCTATGCCCTTTCCCCTCAACTTCTTCCTGCCTGGCCGCATGCAGCGACAGTACATGGAACGGCTACAGCTGCTGACTGGGGAGCACAGGCCTGAGGACGAGGAAGAGCTGGAGAAGGAG CTGTACCGAGAGGCTCGGGAATGTCTGACCCTGCTCTCTCAGCGCCTGGGCTCTCAAAAGTTCTTCTTTGGAGATGC CCCTGCCTCCTTGGATGCCTTCCTCTTTAGCTACTTGGCCCTGCTGCTGCAGGCAAAGCTGCCCAGTGGGAAGCTGCAGGTCCACCTGCGGGAGCTGCACAACCTCTGTGCCTATTGTACCCACATTCTCAGTCTCTACTTCCCCTGGGATGGAG CTGAGGTACCACCACAACGCCAGACACCAGCAGGCCCAGAGACTGAGGAGGAGCCATACCGGCGCCGGAACCAGATCCTATCTGTGCTGGCAGGACTGGCAGCCATGGTGGGCTACGCCTTGCTCAGCGGCATTGTCTCCATCCAGCGGGCAACGCCTGCTCGGGCCCCAGGCACCCGGACCCTGGGCATGGCTGAGGAGGATGAAGAGGAAtga